Proteins from one Capricornis sumatraensis isolate serow.1 chromosome 2, serow.2, whole genome shotgun sequence genomic window:
- the APCS gene encoding serum amyloid P-component: MNKLMPWVSVLVILPEAFAQTDLRGKVFVFPRESSIDHVTLITKLEKPLKNLTLCLRAYSDLSRAYSLFSYNIYGKDNELLVFKNRIGEYSLYIGKAKVTVRATEEFPSPVHICTSWESSTGIAEFWVNGKPLMKRGLKQGYSVGSYPKIVLGQEQDSYGGGFGKSQSFMGEIGDLYMWDSVLSPEEILLVYQGSSLINPTILDWQALKYETKGYVIVKPLVWG; encoded by the coding sequence ACCTCAGAGGGAAGGTATTTGTGTTCCCTAGAGAATCTTCCATTGACCATGTGACCCTGATCACAAAGCTGGAGAAACCTCTGAAGAACTTGACCTTGTGTCTCCGAGCCTATAGTGACCTCTCCCGGGCCTACAGCCTCTTCTCCTACAACATCTACGGCAAGGATAATGAGCTACtcgtttttaaaaacagaattggaGAGTACAGTCTATACATTGGAAAAGCCAAAGTTACTGTTAGAGCTACCGAGGAGTTCCCCAGCCCAGTGCACATCTGTACCAGCTGGGAGTCTTCCACAGGCATCGCTGAATTCTGGGTCAACGGGAAGCCACTGATGAAAAGGGGCCTGAAACAAGGTTATTCTGTGGGATCTTACCCCAAGATTGTCCTGGGGCAAGAGCAGGATTCCTATGGAGGAGGGTTTGGTAAGAGCCAGTCCTTTATGGGAGAGATTGGGGATTTATACATGTGGGACTCTGTCCTGTCGCCGGAAGAAATCCTACTTGTGTACCAGGGTTCCTCACTCATCAACCCCACCATCCTGGACTGGCAGGCTTTGAAATATGAAACTAAAGGCTATGTTATTGTCAAGCCCCTGGTGTGGGGCTGA